One window of the Coleofasciculus sp. FACHB-1120 genome contains the following:
- the ccsB gene encoding c-type cytochrome biogenesis protein CcsB, whose translation MNLVALQNGLDNISFAVLFATMLIYWVGAAFNGIPYLWALSTAGMAIANLCIAALLGARWLDAGYFPLSNLYESLFFLAWGITTIHLIAENMSKSRLVGVVTAPIAMGITAFAALTLPSTMQLSEPLVPALKSNWLMMHVSVMMLSYAALMVGSLLAIAFLFVSGGQNVELRGSSVGTGGFRSKNDPARPYRLQRASDLVSQPQGATSESSSAVERIFESNGSTKTAVLDLVTSQPSQERVSELPTLSPQRLSLAETLDNISYRVIGLGFPLLTIGIIAGAVWANEAWGSYWSWDPKETWALITWLVFAAYLHARITKGWQGRRPAILAATGFVVVWICYLGVNLLGKGLHSYGWFF comes from the coding sequence ATGAACCTGGTTGCACTCCAGAATGGGTTAGATAATATCTCCTTCGCCGTCCTGTTTGCGACGATGTTGATTTACTGGGTAGGAGCAGCTTTCAATGGCATCCCCTATCTGTGGGCTTTATCGACCGCAGGGATGGCGATCGCAAACCTCTGCATTGCCGCCCTACTGGGCGCACGATGGCTGGACGCAGGCTACTTCCCTTTGAGCAATCTCTATGAATCCCTCTTCTTCCTGGCTTGGGGGATTACCACCATCCATCTGATTGCCGAAAATATGAGCAAGAGCCGCTTGGTCGGCGTCGTCACAGCACCGATTGCGATGGGCATCACCGCCTTTGCTGCTTTGACGCTGCCATCTACGATGCAGTTGTCAGAGCCTTTAGTCCCGGCACTAAAATCCAATTGGCTGATGATGCACGTCAGCGTCATGATGCTCAGTTATGCCGCATTGATGGTGGGATCACTGCTAGCGATCGCTTTCTTATTCGTGAGTGGCGGTCAGAATGTCGAACTCCGAGGCAGTTCTGTCGGAACCGGCGGATTTCGCAGTAAGAATGACCCGGCACGCCCCTACCGTCTGCAACGCGCCAGCGATCTCGTGTCTCAGCCACAAGGAGCAACCAGCGAGTCATCTTCTGCTGTGGAGCGTATTTTTGAAAGCAATGGCAGCACGAAAACAGCCGTTCTCGATTTAGTCACCTCCCAACCTTCCCAAGAAAGGGTATCTGAATTACCAACCCTTTCGCCCCAGCGCTTGAGCCTTGCCGAAACCTTAGATAACATCAGCTACCGCGTCATCGGTTTGGGATTTCCTCTCCTGACGATTGGAATTATTGCCGGTGCTGTCTGGGCAAATGAAGCTTGGGGTTCTTACTGGAGTTGGGACCCCAAAGAAACTTGGGCACTGATTACCTGGTTGGTATTTGCCGCCTATCTCCATGCCCGCATCACCAAAGGCTGGCAAGGAAGACGACCGGCAATTTTGGCGGCGACAGGCTTTGTGGTCGTCTGGATTTGCTATCTTGGGGTCAATTTACTAGGAAAAGGACTCCACAGCTACGGTTGGTTCTTTTGA
- a CDS encoding DUF3352 domain-containing protein: MPQKNQRSLLTVAAAILLIAGGAVAYWLLMQRNLFQGDVPVGAEMVPQDTLLAVSVSTDEKQWQQLRQYGTPASQAAFGKQLAELEKNLLTANGYNYQQDIKPWVGKEVTIAFLSQQLPQNPNAVPVGQQSVVMVLPIENPLQAKQALEKSRNPTSSKFVERNYKGIKIRETQGSSAQNFSTTLLERSLIVSTDPKGTERVIDAYQGGASLADTPGYAEALGKIKAGAPFAKVYFNVPVATAMAATYSARSLSPQIASVQQRQGVGATVTLEPEGLLFKGVSWLKPNSETKYVVENNAKNMHRRLPGNTLIMTSGGNLQQLWQDYVQGAQANPLIRVSPEQMKAEIRSKLGQDLEQDLLPWMKGEFSLALIPTPPGTPSILGAGVAFLVQTSDRPRAEKSLKQLDEVMAQQYKFQVQETTLNGQPIINWTSQLGGLAATHGWLEGNVAFLTLGAPVATTLVPKPQVTLAESELFKQAIPQQLNDKNGLFFIDVDRTINTGNLSLSQVDPNQKIFTNAMRSIGVTGGISSDRSSRFDIFINMKKIGEPSPSPKASVSPSPSPSP, from the coding sequence ATGCCTCAGAAAAATCAACGTTCCCTTCTGACTGTGGCAGCTGCCATATTGCTAATTGCTGGCGGCGCAGTAGCTTACTGGCTGCTGATGCAGCGGAATCTGTTTCAGGGCGATGTCCCAGTGGGTGCCGAGATGGTTCCCCAAGATACCTTGCTCGCCGTGTCAGTTTCGACTGATGAAAAGCAATGGCAGCAACTGCGGCAATATGGCACTCCTGCTAGCCAAGCCGCATTTGGCAAACAACTCGCTGAACTGGAAAAAAATCTCCTCACTGCTAACGGCTACAACTACCAGCAAGATATCAAGCCTTGGGTGGGTAAAGAAGTCACGATCGCTTTTTTGTCACAGCAGTTACCCCAGAACCCTAATGCTGTTCCGGTTGGTCAACAATCGGTGGTGATGGTATTGCCGATTGAAAATCCTTTGCAAGCAAAGCAAGCGCTAGAAAAATCTAGAAACCCGACCTCTAGCAAGTTCGTTGAACGCAATTACAAAGGCATCAAGATTCGAGAAACCCAAGGCAGTTCCGCCCAGAATTTCTCAACAACCCTGCTAGAGCGTTCCTTAATTGTAAGCACCGATCCGAAAGGCACGGAGCGCGTCATTGACGCTTATCAAGGCGGTGCCTCCCTGGCGGATACTCCAGGTTATGCGGAGGCGTTGGGAAAGATTAAAGCGGGTGCGCCGTTTGCCAAAGTTTATTTTAATGTGCCCGTGGCAACAGCAATGGCAGCCACCTATTCAGCGCGATCGCTTTCTCCCCAAATCGCCTCGGTTCAACAAAGGCAGGGAGTCGGCGCGACAGTGACACTGGAACCAGAGGGACTTTTGTTTAAAGGGGTGTCTTGGCTAAAGCCGAATAGCGAGACAAAGTATGTGGTGGAAAACAACGCCAAAAATATGCATCGGCGTCTCCCTGGCAATACTTTGATCATGACCTCTGGTGGGAATTTGCAGCAGTTGTGGCAAGATTACGTCCAGGGTGCCCAAGCGAATCCGCTGATCCGGGTTAGCCCAGAACAGATGAAAGCGGAGATTCGGTCTAAATTAGGTCAAGATTTAGAGCAAGATTTGCTGCCTTGGATGAAAGGTGAGTTTTCTCTGGCTTTAATTCCTACACCTCCAGGAACTCCCTCGATTTTAGGTGCTGGGGTGGCGTTCCTGGTGCAAACAAGCGATCGCCCTAGAGCTGAAAAATCCCTCAAGCAGCTGGATGAGGTGATGGCACAGCAATATAAGTTTCAAGTCCAAGAAACGACGCTCAACGGTCAACCCATCATCAATTGGACATCGCAACTCGGTGGCTTAGCCGCCACTCACGGCTGGTTAGAGGGTAATGTTGCTTTCCTGACATTAGGGGCACCCGTTGCGACGACCCTCGTCCCCAAACCCCAAGTGACTTTAGCGGAAAGCGAGTTATTCAAACAAGCGATTCCTCAGCAGCTCAATGACAAGAACGGTCTATTTTTTATTGATGTTGACCGTACCATTAACACCGGGAATCTGTCGCTGTCGCAAGTCGATCCCAATCAAAAAATCTTTACAAACGCGATGCGCTCCATTGGCGTCACGGGTGGCATCAGTAGCGATCGCAGTAGCCGCTTTGATATCTTCATCAATATGAAGAAAATTGGAGAACCTAGTCCTTCGCCGAAAGCCAGTGTCTCTCCCAGTCCTAGCCCTTCTCCTTGA
- a CDS encoding dolichol-phosphate mannosyltransferase produces MKNYMSKTWRDVTANPSDSDSKSKSNQYRFPLLVILAGVLFSLFLQSQLPNDVFFSGDAGLKALLAKQFSSGQLRFDLNLPVEEWVRNLWQNGLYPFQEPFVYNRFGQYFITFPFTFPLVTAPFQALFGYRGLYVVPLVATWAVWVSFYFACRRLKLKAFSIAIALAILIFASPLSIYSAMYWEHTLAVALCFQGMATLLIPGTEELSKKDTVLSGIFIGLSVWFREEILGIVALLTVLAYGASFLKLKQFQFLAKRKELFVVSTFLTIAIFFVLNTLIYKHPLGMHSVQIVEKFSLIERLSVAVANFNQMSFGLFEYFPITLFAFLYLGVSLFSRQKLKLSLGMTVIYATCLLFTVAVAVMVPAGAGGKQWGPRFLLVLVPLICLIAIQEFEFIRKLANGSIKKIGTVIFLVLFIIGIYKNTYSGTAYLSKNYQGISPAIQFLRSQPETVVAMSNQYVAQVLQAPLLEKVFFLTKEPQDLQTLGEALLEQKQEKFIYVCYYTRSCQISEKKPEEVKLPLKNQQFTMEFLPLGKYGNYPIFQASIASRSPVAPASSSSAVPASSL; encoded by the coding sequence ATGAAAAACTATATGTCAAAAACGTGGAGAGATGTTACAGCTAATCCTAGCGATTCTGATAGTAAATCTAAAAGTAACCAATATAGATTTCCCTTACTCGTTATTCTAGCGGGTGTTTTATTTTCACTGTTTTTACAATCGCAACTCCCAAACGATGTCTTTTTTAGTGGAGATGCTGGACTTAAAGCTTTGTTAGCGAAGCAATTTAGTAGCGGTCAGTTGCGCTTTGACCTAAACTTACCTGTAGAAGAATGGGTTCGGAATCTTTGGCAAAACGGATTATACCCGTTTCAAGAGCCGTTTGTTTATAACAGATTCGGTCAATATTTCATCACATTCCCGTTTACTTTCCCCCTGGTTACTGCACCTTTTCAAGCGCTTTTTGGATATCGAGGATTATACGTAGTTCCCCTGGTTGCAACTTGGGCTGTATGGGTAAGCTTTTATTTTGCTTGCAGACGTTTAAAATTAAAAGCTTTTAGCATAGCGATCGCGCTTGCCATTCTAATTTTTGCTTCCCCTTTATCTATCTATAGCGCGATGTATTGGGAACATACCCTCGCGGTAGCACTTTGCTTTCAAGGTATGGCAACTTTATTAATACCAGGAACAGAAGAGTTGTCTAAAAAGGATACTGTATTAAGTGGGATATTCATTGGCTTATCTGTTTGGTTTAGAGAAGAAATTCTAGGCATCGTCGCGCTTTTGACGGTTTTGGCTTATGGGGCATCTTTTTTAAAATTAAAGCAATTTCAGTTTTTAGCGAAAAGAAAAGAACTCTTTGTTGTCAGCACATTTTTGACGATTGCCATCTTCTTTGTGCTGAATACATTGATTTACAAGCATCCTCTAGGAATGCATTCCGTCCAGATAGTAGAAAAATTTTCGTTAATCGAGAGATTATCAGTGGCGGTTGCAAATTTCAATCAAATGAGTTTTGGTTTGTTTGAATATTTCCCCATAACCTTGTTTGCATTTTTATATTTAGGAGTGAGTTTATTTAGCCGACAAAAGCTAAAACTAAGCTTGGGTATGACGGTTATCTATGCTACCTGTCTCTTATTTACTGTAGCGGTTGCGGTAATGGTTCCGGCTGGCGCTGGAGGCAAACAATGGGGACCTCGGTTTTTGCTGGTTTTGGTACCGCTAATTTGCTTAATCGCAATCCAAGAGTTTGAATTTATCCGAAAACTAGCGAACGGAAGTATCAAAAAGATAGGTACGGTTATTTTCTTGGTGCTTTTTATAATTGGGATTTATAAGAACACCTACTCCGGTACGGCTTATCTCAGTAAAAATTATCAAGGGATTTCTCCGGCTATTCAGTTTTTGAGATCGCAACCAGAAACAGTAGTCGCGATGTCTAACCAATATGTTGCCCAAGTTCTCCAAGCACCCCTACTTGAAAAAGTATTTTTCCTGACGAAAGAACCTCAGGATTTACAAACTTTAGGCGAGGCGCTACTTGAGCAGAAACAAGAGAAGTTTATTTATGTCTGCTATTACACTCGTTCCTGCCAAATCTCTGAGAAAAAGCCTGAAGAGGTAAAGTTGCCTTTAAAAAATCAGCAGTTCACGATGGAATTCTTACCTTTAGGAAAATATGGGAATTATCCTATATTCCAGGCATCGATCGCTTCCCGATCGCCGGTAGCGCCAGCCTCATCCTCTTCTGCGGTTCCTGCTTCATCCCTTTAG
- the cofH gene encoding 7,8-didemethyl-8-hydroxy-5-deazariboflavin synthase subunit CofH translates to MTTKTVNAILERALAGGDLSQEEGVVLLKQTDPDVQSAIRETSDKLRLSQAGETVTYVINRNINFTNICEQHCSFCAFRRDEDEEGAFWLENPQILEKATDGVRRGATEICMQGGLHLGAKINGASLPYYLQLVKTIKDEFPQLHLHAFSPQEVQFIAREDGLSYESVIAALQDAGVGSMPGTAAEVLNDEVRRVLCPEKLDTATWLEIVGTAHKLGMPTTSTMLSGHIETPEQQMQHLDKLRSLQQTAVAQGYPARISEFILLPFVGQEAPKPLRRRVGRDQPILEDALLLTAVARIFLGNWIPNHQPSWVKLGLAGAVEALKWGCNDIGGTLMEEHITTMAGAVGGTCMEVETLQEAIRSLGRPYQQRDTLYRVLKRDTVPVLS, encoded by the coding sequence GTGACGACTAAAACTGTTAATGCCATTCTTGAGCGTGCCCTGGCAGGTGGCGATTTGTCCCAAGAAGAGGGAGTTGTACTATTAAAGCAAACCGATCCAGATGTTCAGTCAGCGATTCGGGAAACCTCTGACAAACTGCGACTCAGCCAAGCAGGTGAGACTGTCACCTATGTGATCAATCGCAATATTAACTTCACCAATATCTGCGAACAGCACTGTAGTTTCTGCGCCTTTCGCCGGGATGAAGACGAAGAAGGCGCATTTTGGTTAGAAAACCCCCAAATTTTGGAAAAAGCGACCGATGGAGTCCGGCGGGGTGCGACGGAGATTTGTATGCAGGGGGGACTCCATCTTGGGGCAAAAATTAATGGTGCTTCTTTGCCTTATTACCTGCAACTGGTGAAGACAATCAAAGATGAATTTCCCCAACTGCACCTACACGCCTTCTCCCCCCAGGAAGTGCAATTTATTGCCAGGGAAGATGGTCTTAGCTACGAGTCGGTGATTGCGGCGCTGCAAGATGCCGGTGTTGGCTCAATGCCGGGGACGGCAGCGGAAGTTTTGAACGATGAAGTACGGCGCGTCCTTTGTCCGGAAAAGCTGGATACGGCAACTTGGTTAGAAATTGTGGGAACAGCACACAAGTTAGGAATGCCAACCACTAGCACCATGCTTTCCGGTCATATTGAGACCCCAGAACAGCAGATGCAGCATTTAGACAAGTTGCGATCGCTCCAACAAACTGCTGTTGCCCAAGGATATCCTGCCCGGATTAGCGAATTTATCCTATTACCTTTCGTCGGGCAAGAAGCCCCCAAACCTCTGCGTCGTCGGGTGGGGCGAGATCAACCAATTCTAGAAGACGCCCTGTTGCTGACGGCTGTGGCGCGAATTTTCTTAGGAAATTGGATTCCCAACCATCAACCCAGCTGGGTGAAACTCGGTCTCGCAGGTGCGGTGGAAGCCCTGAAATGGGGCTGCAATGACATCGGCGGCACCTTAATGGAGGAGCATATTACAACAATGGCTGGGGCAGTGGGTGGCACCTGCATGGAAGTGGAAACTTTACAGGAAGCGATTCGTTCATTAGGGCGTCCTTACCAACAACGGGATACACTCTACAGAGTGCTAAAGAGGGACACGGTTCCTGTTCTCTCCTGA
- a CDS encoding low temperature requirement protein A — protein sequence MIKTLWQPPRLRTPEENEKERRATWLELFYDLVFVAAIAEVAHNLNEHVSLEGFLGYMLLFVPIWWSWVGATFYATRFDTDDLGHRLLTLLQMIAIAVLAVNVHYGLGKTSDGFVLSYVSVRCILIFQYLSAGYFVVAARKLTTWYATGFGIAAAIWLISIFVPIPGRFWLWGLGLIIDFGTPLTAGKLVAKAPPSFSHIPERLGLFTIIVLGEAVIAVVKGVSQLQWGFASASVAVLGMIVAFSLWWIYFDSVDGSPLRAMGLGNMKIGLIWLYSHLPLAIGIAAAGVGVEHIVVSSKTAGALPSNERWLICGAVAICLTALAVIHLITCTLGTKRHRKILAAYRLGSAAFILVIAIAGAALSPITVVSLVALASAVQVVLGFLTPPHVQPEAKC from the coding sequence ATGATTAAAACTTTGTGGCAACCTCCCCGCCTGCGGACGCCTGAAGAGAACGAAAAAGAACGCCGCGCGACTTGGTTAGAACTCTTTTATGACTTGGTATTTGTGGCAGCGATCGCGGAAGTGGCGCATAATCTCAACGAACACGTCTCCCTGGAGGGTTTCCTGGGTTATATGCTGCTGTTTGTGCCGATTTGGTGGTCTTGGGTTGGGGCGACTTTTTACGCAACTCGGTTCGATACCGACGACTTAGGACACCGACTGCTGACATTACTGCAAATGATTGCGATCGCAGTGCTAGCAGTAAACGTGCATTACGGCTTAGGAAAAACTTCTGACGGCTTCGTCCTTTCCTATGTAAGTGTTCGGTGTATTTTAATTTTCCAGTATCTGAGCGCTGGATACTTTGTAGTAGCAGCGCGTAAGTTAACAACTTGGTACGCGACAGGCTTTGGCATTGCCGCCGCCATCTGGCTAATCTCAATTTTTGTACCCATTCCTGGGCGTTTTTGGCTTTGGGGATTGGGGTTGATTATCGACTTTGGCACACCTCTTACAGCTGGAAAGTTGGTTGCCAAAGCGCCACCAAGCTTTTCACACATCCCAGAACGTTTAGGCTTATTTACGATTATCGTATTGGGTGAGGCGGTGATTGCCGTAGTCAAAGGCGTTTCTCAGCTGCAATGGGGTTTTGCATCTGCCAGTGTGGCTGTGTTGGGGATGATAGTTGCTTTTAGCCTGTGGTGGATTTATTTTGACAGCGTGGATGGCTCACCCCTACGGGCGATGGGACTTGGCAATATGAAAATTGGTTTAATCTGGCTCTATTCCCATTTACCCCTCGCCATTGGCATTGCTGCTGCTGGTGTGGGTGTGGAACATATTGTCGTGTCCAGCAAAACGGCAGGAGCATTACCTAGTAACGAACGATGGCTAATCTGCGGTGCTGTAGCGATTTGCTTGACAGCCTTGGCGGTGATTCACCTGATTACCTGTACTTTAGGGACAAAGCGACATCGTAAGATTTTAGCCGCTTATCGTTTGGGTTCTGCGGCTTTTATTCTGGTGATTGCGATCGCGGGTGCGGCTTTGTCACCGATTACAGTCGTTAGTTTGGTAGCTTTAGCTTCTGCTGTGCAAGTGGTGCTGGGTTTCCTGACACCCCCTCACGTTCAGCCTGAGGCAAAGTGCTGA